In one Oncorhynchus nerka isolate Pitt River linkage group LG7, Oner_Uvic_2.0, whole genome shotgun sequence genomic region, the following are encoded:
- the LOC115122416 gene encoding SH3 domain-binding protein 5-like produces the protein MEPGSSRESPSGSGGPEVVGLREETPGEEAEDGGNCILKGGGDGGNEDRMKAECKDDAVTGKKIEDTDEDKFEEELDPRIQEELEHLNQASDEINKLELQLDDARSSYRRILTDSARKLNAQGSQLGTCIEKARPYYEARRLTKEAQQETQKAALRYERAVSMHTAAREMVYVAEQGLLADRNTLDPTWQEMLNHATSKVNEAEEERLRSEREHQRVTQLCQEAEQRVQTLQKSLKRVIVKSKPYFELKAQFNHILEEHKANVVQLEERVAKVKMRYSVALRNLEQISEQIHAQRGRVRATRAHLVACGGRSSPVGAEAEVKAAVGVQVGGACGGGGGLDEKDWADREKTRQWVERHREQGWGHRERGEAGSDSMSDMSLQTIASDLEKCDSVGHLGDLSDVSSLMGEDWERERDQSFMAENRDRDGNPRAEERVVRDMSSLMGKERERDQSFMAENRDRDGNPRAEERVVRDVSSLMGKERERDQSFMAENRDRDGNPRAEERVVRDVSSLMGKERERERDQSFMAENRDRDGNPRAEERVVRDVSSLMGKERERERDQSFMAENRDRDGNPRAEERVVRDVSSLMGKEKEREMSLIAEIRDGNARAEERVLRDVVIPTPRQDRLEEVRGAIRRERQESFVKQHHRSVSL, from the exons ATGGAACCAGGGAGTTCGCGTGAAAGTCCATCCGGCTCTGGGGGTCCCGAAGTGGTGGGCCTACGTGAGGAGACCCCCGGCGAAGAGGCTGAGGATGGGGGCAACTGTATCCtgaaaggaggaggagacggaggcAACGAAGACAGGATGAAAGCAGAATGTAAGGATGATGCTGTTACTGGGAAAAAGATTGAGGATACTGATGAAGACAAATTTGAAGAGGAATTGGACCCTAGAATTCAG gaggagCTTGAGCACCTAAATCAGGCCAGTGATGAGATCAACAAGCTGGAACTGCAACTGGAT gaTGCTAGGTCCAGCTACAGGAGGATCCTCACTGACTCAGCCAGGAAGCTCAATGCTCAGGGCTCCCAGCTAGGCACCTGCATTGAGAAGGCCAGGCCCTACTACGAAGCCCGCAGACTAACCAAAGAG GCCCAGCAGGAGACTCAGAAGGCAGCGTTGCGGTACGAGAGAGCCGTCTCCATGCATACGGCTGCCAGAGAGATGGTGTACGTGGCAGAACAGGGGCTCCTGGCAGACAGGAACACTCTGGACCCCACCTGGCAGGAGATGCTCAACCACGCCACCTCCAag gtGAACGAGGCAGAGGAGGAGCGGCTGCGGAGCGAGAGGGAACACCAGCGGGTCACTCAGCTGTGCCAGGAGGCAGAGCAACGTGTCCAGACCCTCCAGAAATCCCTGAAGAGGGTCATCGTCAAGTCCAAACCTTACTTTGAGCTCAAGGCTCAGTTCAACCACATACTAGAG GAGCACAAGGCGAATGTGGTGCAGCTGGAAGAACGTGTCGCAAAGGTGAAGATGCGCTACTCCGTCGCCCTGCGCAACCTGGAGCAAATCAGCGAGCAAATCCATGCTCAGAGGGGGCGTGTCCGAGCCACTAGGGCCCACCTCGTAGCCTGCGGTGGGCGGAGCTCCCCAGTGGGGGCGGAGGCTGAGGTCAAAGCTGCGGTCGGGGTTCAGGTTGGAGGAGCATGTGGCGGAGGAGGAGGCTTGGATGAGAAGGACTGGGCTGATCGAGAGAAGACCAGGCAGTGggtggagagacacagagagcagggctGGGGtcacagggagaggggggaggcagggtcAGACTCCATGTCTGACATGAGCCTCCAGACCATCGCTTCGGATCTGGAGAAGTGTGACTCGGTGGGGCACCTGGGGGATCTGAGTGACGTGAGCAGCCTGAtgggagaggactgggagagggagagggaccagTCCTTTATGGCTGAGAACAGAGACCGAGACGGGAACcccagggcagaggagagagttgtGAGGGACATGAGCAGCCTgatgggaaaggagagggagagggaccagTCCTTTATGGCTGAGAACAGAGACCGAGACGGGAACcccagggcagaggagagagttgtGAGGGACGTGAGCAGCCTgatgggaaaggagagggagagggaccagTCCTTTATGGCTGAGAACAGAGACCGAGACGGGAACcccagggcagaggagagagttgtGAGGGACGTGAGCAGCCTgatgggaaaggagagggagagggagagggaccagTCCTTTATGGCTGAGAACAGAGACCGAGACGGGAACcccagggcagaggagagagttgtGAGGGACGTGAGCAGCCTgatgggaaaggagagggagagggagagggaccagTCCTTTATGGCTGAGAACAGAGACCGAGACGGGAACcccagggcagaggagagagttgtGAGGGACGTGAGCAGCCTGAtgggaaaggagaaggagagggagatgtcCTTGATAGCTGAGATCCGAGACGGGAACgccagggcagaggagagagttctGAGGGATGTTGTCATCCCCACTCCAAGGCAGGATAGattggaggaggtgaggggggcgatacggagagagagacaggagagcttTGTCAAGCAGCACCACAGAAGTGTGAGTTTGTGA